A genomic segment from Sulfitobacter mediterraneus encodes:
- a CDS encoding alpha/beta hydrolase family protein: MKNLFHITALSLSLCAGVAHADADHTGLAELTVSDSRSDRPLSGFFWYPTAQTGTAETVHTNAVWEGIDVIKDAAPEAGKHPFVVLSHGMYGNAMNQTWLADALVGEGYIVAAISHPGTSTWLRDEDHARALWDRPRDISRVIDHALSDPALSAHIDPDRIYMAGHSLGGFTAVALAGGRFDPAAFDAFCASDAADIGCKALANWKVARSDDDRIQMAQDLSDPRIKAFAVYDLGGTQTFSAQSLAAIERPMLVMGAPVDIAGMNLDTESRALSALLPAEEVTYLEPATLSHFDFMGICKPAGFEILQTEEPGDEIICRDGGAARAQDHAMILKATVAQFQ, from the coding sequence ATGAAGAACCTGTTTCACATCACCGCCCTCTCATTGTCGCTCTGTGCGGGGGTTGCCCATGCAGATGCCGATCACACCGGACTGGCTGAGCTGACCGTTTCAGACAGCCGCAGCGACCGCCCGCTCAGCGGGTTTTTCTGGTATCCCACTGCGCAGACCGGCACCGCCGAGACAGTCCACACCAATGCCGTTTGGGAGGGGATCGACGTCATCAAGGATGCGGCGCCAGAGGCTGGCAAGCATCCCTTTGTCGTGCTGTCCCACGGTATGTATGGCAATGCCATGAACCAAACCTGGCTTGCGGATGCGCTGGTGGGTGAGGGATACATTGTGGCCGCGATCAGCCACCCGGGCACATCGACCTGGCTTCGTGACGAAGATCATGCGCGGGCGCTGTGGGACCGGCCTCGCGACATAAGCCGCGTGATAGATCACGCGTTGTCTGATCCCGCGCTCTCTGCCCATATCGATCCGGACCGGATCTATATGGCGGGACATTCCTTGGGCGGGTTCACTGCCGTGGCGTTGGCAGGCGGGCGGTTTGATCCGGCGGCATTTGATGCGTTCTGTGCAAGTGATGCGGCTGATATCGGGTGCAAAGCCTTGGCCAATTGGAAGGTGGCGCGATCAGACGATGATCGCATTCAGATGGCACAGGATTTGTCCGATCCACGGATCAAGGCCTTTGCGGTGTATGATCTTGGCGGCACGCAAACCTTTTCGGCCCAGAGCCTTGCCGCGATTGAACGGCCAATGCTGGTGATGGGCGCGCCGGTGGACATCGCGGGAATGAACCTCGATACGGAATCGCGGGCGCTGTCCGCTTTGCTGCCTGCGGAAGAGGTCACATATCTTGAGCCGGCAACCCTGTCGCATTTTGATTTCATGGGCATCTGCAAGCCGGCCGGTTTCGAGATCCTGCAAACCGAAGAGCCGGGCGATGAGATCATCTGCCGCGATGGTGGGGCCGCACGGGCGCAGGACCATGCCATGATCCTCAAGGCGACCGTGGCACAGTTCCAATAA
- a CDS encoding bifunctional metallophosphatase/5'-nucleotidase has protein sequence MKRFLTATAALALTGTMAAADYNLTILHTNDFHARFEPISKYDGPCSAEDNGEGKCFGGSGRLQTAITAARGRTNNSILVDGGDQFQGTLFYTYYKGALAAEMMNQMGYDAMTVGNHEFDDGPEVLRGFMDAVEFPVLMSNADVSGEPLLAGKLAKSTVIERGGEKLGLIGLTPHDTHELASPGENIVFTDPVQAVQGEVDKLTAEGVNKIIVLSHSGYVVDQKVAAETTGVDVIVGGHSNTLLSNTNDRAQGPYPTMVGNTAIVQAYAYGKFLGELNVTFDDAGNLTEAKGEPLIMDAAVTEDEGTVARIAEAAVPLEEIRNKVVAQTDEAIGGDRAVCRAMECTMGNLIADAMLARVKDQGIDVAIQNGGGIRASIEAGEVTMGEVLTVLPFQNTLSTFQVTGATLVEALENGVSQVEEGAGRFPQVAGMTYAFDGKAEAGSRISDVMVGGAPIDLNKVYGVVSNNYVRNGGDGYKMFKDADNAYDFGPDLADVTAEYLAANAPYKPYTDGRITVK, from the coding sequence ATGAAACGATTCCTGACTGCCACAGCTGCGCTGGCACTGACCGGCACCATGGCCGCAGCCGATTACAATTTGACGATTTTGCACACCAATGATTTCCACGCCCGGTTTGAGCCGATCAGCAAATACGACGGACCCTGCTCCGCCGAGGACAATGGCGAGGGCAAATGCTTTGGCGGCTCTGGACGTTTGCAGACTGCGATCACGGCAGCGCGTGGCCGGACCAACAACTCGATCCTTGTGGATGGCGGCGACCAGTTTCAAGGCACGTTGTTCTATACCTATTACAAGGGCGCGCTGGCCGCCGAGATGATGAACCAGATGGGCTATGACGCGATGACCGTGGGCAACCACGAGTTTGACGACGGTCCAGAGGTTCTGCGCGGATTTATGGATGCGGTGGAATTTCCGGTTTTGATGTCCAATGCCGATGTCTCGGGGGAGCCGTTGCTGGCGGGCAAACTGGCAAAATCTACAGTGATCGAACGCGGCGGCGAGAAGCTGGGCCTGATCGGCCTGACCCCGCATGACACGCACGAGCTGGCCAGCCCCGGCGAAAACATTGTCTTTACTGATCCGGTGCAAGCGGTGCAGGGCGAGGTGGACAAACTGACCGCTGAAGGCGTGAACAAGATCATCGTGCTCAGCCACTCCGGCTATGTCGTCGATCAAAAAGTCGCGGCTGAAACCACGGGCGTTGACGTGATCGTGGGCGGGCATTCCAATACGCTTCTGTCCAACACCAATGACCGTGCGCAGGGGCCGTATCCGACAATGGTGGGCAACACCGCGATTGTGCAGGCCTATGCTTATGGCAAGTTCCTCGGTGAATTGAACGTCACCTTTGACGACGCGGGCAATCTGACCGAGGCCAAGGGTGAACCGTTGATCATGGATGCGGCCGTGACCGAAGACGAAGGCACAGTTGCCCGCATCGCAGAGGCGGCTGTCCCGCTTGAAGAGATCCGCAACAAGGTTGTGGCCCAGACCGATGAGGCCATTGGCGGCGACCGTGCGGTGTGCCGCGCAATGGAATGCACCATGGGCAACCTGATCGCCGATGCAATGCTGGCGCGGGTCAAGGATCAGGGCATCGACGTGGCGATCCAGAACGGCGGTGGCATCCGTGCCTCCATCGAGGCGGGCGAAGTGACGATGGGCGAGGTGCTGACCGTGTTGCCGTTCCAGAACACCTTGTCCACCTTCCAGGTGACGGGTGCCACATTGGTTGAAGCGCTGGAAAACGGTGTGAGCCAGGTCGAAGAGGGTGCAGGTCGTTTCCCGCAGGTTGCGGGCATGACCTATGCCTTTGACGGCAAAGCCGAAGCGGGCAGCCGTATCAGTGACGTGATGGTCGGCGGTGCGCCGATTGATTTGAACAAGGTCTATGGCGTTGTGTCCAACAACTATGTCCGCAACGGCGGCGACGGCTACAAGATGTTCAAAGACGCCGACAATGCCTATGACTTCGGGCCAGATCTTGCAGATGTTACGGCGGAATATCTGGCTGCGAATGCACCATACAAGCCCTATACGGATGGCCGTATCACTGTGAAGTAA
- a CDS encoding helix-turn-helix domain-containing protein, which translates to MISLPLPVLAALLSLVIAPLMLRLDLGRRSAAVYFALLFAGFALQSLLVGLRFGYGIEDFITFQRVLPLSVGPLLYLGFLSLALPAKDLHRQASWHLGAALLLALVLGLFANIYRDFDLAISLSYLIYIALLIRLSRRGPDHLIFARLDIARPAQRWMLLGAGLLLILLILDTAIALNFVFARGNHATAMVSLGSLMLIGLLLLILTRMPSILAPEQSAPAPASESPARNEADLEQRAREMLLKSQIYLDPDLSLQRIARRLSVPERSLSTAINQSQGMNMSQYVNGFRLGHAARLLRDTNDSVSQVMSQSGFLTRSNFYREFQRVYQQTPAQYRDEAAAKTKG; encoded by the coding sequence ATGATTTCGCTACCATTGCCGGTGTTGGCTGCTCTGCTGTCTCTGGTGATTGCACCTCTGATGCTGCGGCTTGACCTGGGCCGGCGCAGTGCGGCGGTGTATTTTGCCCTGCTGTTTGCCGGTTTTGCCTTGCAATCGCTGTTGGTTGGTCTGCGCTTTGGCTACGGCATCGAGGATTTCATCACATTTCAACGGGTGCTGCCGCTGTCGGTCGGGCCGCTTTTGTATCTTGGGTTTCTGTCACTGGCGCTGCCCGCCAAAGACCTGCACAGGCAGGCATCATGGCATCTGGGTGCAGCGCTGTTGTTGGCTTTGGTGCTTGGCCTCTTTGCCAATATCTACCGCGACTTCGATCTGGCGATCAGCCTCAGCTATCTGATCTACATCGCCTTGCTGATCCGCCTGTCCCGAAGGGGGCCAGACCACCTGATCTTTGCCCGCCTCGACATTGCCCGCCCGGCGCAGCGTTGGATGTTGCTGGGGGCGGGTTTGCTCTTGATCTTGCTGATACTGGACACCGCGATTGCGCTGAATTTCGTTTTCGCCCGCGGCAATCACGCCACTGCGATGGTGTCGCTTGGATCGCTCATGCTGATTGGGTTGCTGTTGCTGATCCTCACGCGCATGCCCAGCATTCTGGCGCCTGAACAATCGGCCCCTGCCCCCGCATCGGAAAGCCCGGCCCGAAATGAGGCAGACCTCGAACAGCGGGCCCGCGAGATGCTGCTCAAAAGCCAGATCTATCTGGACCCCGATCTGTCCCTACAAAGGATTGCCCGCCGCCTGTCCGTGCCCGAACGCAGCCTGTCAACGGCGATCAATCAAAGCCAGGGCATGAACATGTCGCAATATGTGAACGGTTTCCGTTTGGGCCACGCCGCCCGCCTGCTGCGCGACACCAACGACAGCGTATCGCAGGTCATGTCCCAAAGCGGGTTTCTGACGCGATCGAACTTCTATCGGGAGTTTCAGCGTGTGTATCAGCAAACGCCCGCGCAATATCGGGACGAGGCGGCCGCGAAGACGAAAGGCTGA
- a CDS encoding DUF1330 domain-containing protein → MTRHIDPDRAQFDAFKNLNRETPIEMVNLVALNDLANYPGDHELARDGLTGAQAYGHYGKQSAPVLAKVGGSILWRGKFETTLIGPSDEAWDLMFIARYPNAHAFLAMISDPDYQQAVVHRQAAVKTSRLIRAGALPVTDEFA, encoded by the coding sequence ATGACCAGGCATATTGATCCTGATCGCGCCCAGTTTGATGCGTTTAAGAACCTAAATCGCGAAACGCCTATCGAAATGGTCAATCTGGTCGCCCTGAACGATCTGGCCAACTATCCTGGCGATCATGAACTGGCCCGCGATGGCCTGACCGGTGCGCAGGCCTATGGCCACTATGGCAAGCAAAGCGCGCCTGTGCTGGCCAAGGTTGGCGGCAGTATCCTGTGGCGCGGCAAGTTCGAGACCACGTTGATCGGCCCCTCTGACGAAGCCTGGGATCTGATGTTTATTGCCCGCTATCCGAACGCCCATGCCTTTCTCGCGATGATCTCTGATCCTGACTATCAACAGGCTGTTGTTCACCGGCAGGCGGCGGTCAAAACTTCCCGGCTGATCCGGGCTGGCGCATTGCCTGTGACGGATGAATTTGCATGA
- a CDS encoding DUF952 domain-containing protein produces MLIFKIFRSDEWAALRRDGETTGAPIDVADGYVHFSTATQAAETAAKHFAGAEDLHLIAIDVEAAGDALQWEVSRGDALFPHLYRKMTMDDVVWAQPLPLVDGVHQFPAGLEEASE; encoded by the coding sequence ATGCTGATTTTCAAGATATTCCGGTCCGATGAATGGGCCGCGCTGCGCCGCGATGGAGAAACCACGGGCGCACCCATTGATGTGGCCGATGGCTATGTTCATTTCTCGACCGCAACCCAGGCCGCCGAAACCGCAGCCAAGCATTTTGCCGGCGCAGAGGATCTGCATCTGATCGCTATTGATGTCGAGGCGGCGGGTGATGCCTTGCAATGGGAAGTGTCGCGTGGTGATGCGCTGTTCCCGCATTTGTACCGAAAGATGACTATGGACGATGTGGTTTGGGCGCAGCCCCTGCCTCTGGTGGACGGCGTGCATCAGTTTCCTGCAGGGCTGGAAGAGGCGAGCGAATGA
- a CDS encoding SOS response-associated peptidase gives MCGRMAVTLPHDAMAQIFAAAPANALPSVPNYNVCPTMDVHIVTSDAEGHRRLGAMRWGFIPVWYKKPAGGPLLINARAETIAEKPAFRTAARERRGLIICSGFYEWTKDAEGGRDPWYITRRDTSPLAFAAVWQNWKTPDGDVIPTCAIVTTGANTPMQEIHHRMPVILDEDDWPLWLGEQGKGAATLMQPAKDDLLQWHRVDRAVNSNRASGPELIEPI, from the coding sequence ATGTGCGGACGGATGGCAGTGACATTGCCGCATGATGCGATGGCGCAGATTTTTGCCGCGGCGCCCGCCAATGCCTTGCCAAGCGTGCCGAACTACAACGTCTGCCCGACCATGGATGTGCATATTGTGACTTCGGATGCGGAAGGTCACAGACGGCTGGGCGCGATGCGCTGGGGGTTCATTCCGGTGTGGTACAAAAAACCGGCAGGCGGTCCCTTGTTGATCAACGCACGGGCCGAAACCATCGCCGAAAAACCCGCCTTTCGCACAGCGGCGCGGGAACGGCGCGGGTTGATCATCTGTAGCGGGTTCTATGAATGGACCAAGGATGCCGAAGGGGGGCGCGACCCTTGGTATATCACCCGTCGCGACACTTCACCGCTGGCCTTTGCAGCGGTTTGGCAAAACTGGAAAACGCCCGACGGGGATGTGATTCCCACCTGTGCAATAGTGACCACCGGAGCCAATACGCCCATGCAGGAGATCCATCACAGGATGCCGGTGATCCTCGACGAAGACGATTGGCCCTTGTGGTTGGGCGAACAAGGCAAAGGGGCGGCCACACTCATGCAGCCTGCAAAAGATGACCTTTTGCAGTGGCACAGGGTGGACCGTGCGGTAAATTCAAACCGGGCGTCCGGGCCCGAATTGATCGAGCCCATCTAG